The genomic segment CACCCAGGATCACCGCGCCGACCGCGGCGATGGTCATCAGGGTGCCCACCCCGATCTTGCCCTTGACCAGCCGCTTCAGCGTGGAGGGCACGAAGGTGTAGGCGCCGGCGACCAAGGCCAGCGCTTTCAGGGCGAGCGCCAGTGTTGAGCCCGCTCCGGCCCACTCCACCGCGTATCCGGCGATCAGCAGCACCCCGGCGATCGCGGCGAAGCGCAGTTCGGTGACCTGCCAGAGCCGTTCCGGTTCGTGCTCTTCTTCCTCGCCGGTGCGGGGTTCGTCGCTGCCGCAGCCGCAGGCGTCGCTCACCGCACGACCTCCTCGTTCTCGGTGTCGCCGGTGGTGTCGGTGCCGTAGGTCGGGCACAGCGCCACCGCGTTGCCGGTCGCGGCCAGCAGCGTCTCAGCCGAGGCCAGCAGGTCCATCAGCTCCGGGCGGGCCAGGCTGTAGAACACCTGCCGACCCTGCGGGCGGCCCACCACCAGCCCGCAGTCCCGCAGGCACGCCACATGCGCCGACACCGTCGACTGCGCCAGCCCCAGTTCAGCGATCAGGTCGGCGACCCGGGCCTCCCCACCGCTCAGGCGCTGCACGATCGCCAACCGGGTGGCGTCCGAGAGGCTGTGAAACAACGCGACCGCGGGATCCAGGCCCGCACCCACCGCACTCGCTGCGAGACATCCGTCCCTAGTATTTATCGCCATACGGCGATGATAGCAGGGAGAAATGATGGAATCGAGGTTCGGCGATCAACCAGTCAGGTCGAGACCGTGCCGGGGAACTCTCGGGCCCGACGCCGCCAGCCACTGGGCGACCGTGGCCGCCGTC from the Saccharomonospora azurea NA-128 genome contains:
- a CDS encoding ArsR/SmtB family transcription factor, which codes for MAINTRDGCLAASAVGAGLDPAVALFHSLSDATRLAIVQRLSGGEARVADLIAELGLAQSTVSAHVACLRDCGLVVGRPQGRQVFYSLARPELMDLLASAETLLAATGNAVALCPTYGTDTTGDTENEEVVR